In Solibacillus isronensis, one DNA window encodes the following:
- a CDS encoding VanW family protein: MKVKGPTIAGIEVGDMNSKELEVVLTNAVNDWYTHNFIVSGGGSSIELSSSTFQFDIKSTVNNYEENYRKPWYKFWSGEKTVHLPLNILPNEVVKDEISNISIWDTDSTYEKVLLNASYLKKEEVEAIVTDLSTIQTERISLSSETMPESTMGINELVLALNDTVVEPNMDFSMINQLGDAINLSNREAINFIASNLYNAALNSNGKIIERHSQNKIPSYFSPGLEAKVDVLAGKDLKFANTLTTPILLKLSMDGEKLLTEIYTSRKEAEVSISVTRDETVLPRTITRYSSDLSTGQKQQIQEGTEGLRVSVYRTVYGEQHLVSRDYYPPVNRIVVESPPQREGQNTWNNTSDEQQDPIDLDGDGFPDEDFTVGDTIKDEQNANSNIPNEETGNTYGDENLPPGSYYDKGGNLITP, encoded by the coding sequence AAGTCGGCGATATGAACAGCAAGGAATTAGAAGTTGTGTTAACAAATGCAGTTAATGATTGGTATACCCACAATTTTATTGTTTCAGGTGGAGGTAGTTCGATTGAACTCAGTTCTTCTACATTCCAATTTGATATAAAAAGTACAGTTAATAATTATGAAGAGAATTACCGCAAACCATGGTATAAATTTTGGTCAGGTGAAAAAACGGTTCATCTTCCATTAAATATACTTCCAAATGAAGTTGTAAAAGATGAAATTAGCAATATTTCAATATGGGATACGGATTCAACTTATGAAAAAGTGTTGCTAAATGCTTCTTATTTAAAAAAAGAGGAAGTTGAAGCGATAGTCACTGATTTATCAACAATACAAACAGAGCGTATTTCATTATCAAGTGAGACAATGCCAGAGAGTACAATGGGAATAAATGAACTTGTACTTGCACTGAATGATACAGTAGTTGAGCCGAATATGGATTTTTCAATGATTAATCAATTAGGGGACGCGATTAATTTGTCAAATCGTGAGGCCATCAATTTTATTGCTTCCAATCTATACAATGCAGCTCTTAATAGCAATGGCAAAATTATAGAACGCCATTCTCAAAATAAAATTCCTTCCTATTTTAGCCCTGGTCTAGAAGCGAAGGTAGATGTATTGGCAGGTAAAGATTTGAAATTTGCCAATACGCTAACAACACCTATCTTATTAAAGTTGTCAATGGACGGTGAAAAATTATTAACAGAAATTTATACGTCGCGCAAAGAGGCCGAGGTTTCTATATCAGTAACACGTGATGAAACGGTACTGCCGCGTACGATCACTCGCTATTCAAGTGATCTGTCAACCGGTCAAAAACAGCAAATTCAGGAAGGTACAGAGGGTTTGCGAGTATCTGTGTACCGAACAGTTTATGGTGAACAACATTTAGTAAGCCGTGATTATTATCCACCGGTTAATCGCATTGTTGTAGAATCACCTCCACAAAGAGAAGGACAAAATACTTGGAATAATACGAGTGATGAACAACAAGATCCGATTGATTTAGATGGTGATGGATTCCCTGATGAAGATTTTACCGTGGGAGATACAATTAAAGATGAACAAAACGCCAATTCTAATATTCCAAATGAAGAAACAGGCAATACATATGGAGATGAAAATCTACCGCCGGGCAGCTATTACGATAAAGGTGGGAATTTAATAACTCCATAG
- the fumC gene encoding class II fumarate hydratase, whose amino-acid sequence MEFRIEKDTLGEIRVPADKIWGAQTQRSKENFQIGTERMPIEIIRAMTILKKAAAIANNKLGKLSDAKKNAIVEAADEILAGKWDEHFPLVVWQTGSGTQTNMNVNETIAHLANEKLTAAGSDEKVHPNDDVNKSQSSNDTFPTALHIAAVEIVENYLMPRLKLLQATLREKALAFNDIIKIGRTHLQDATPLTLGQEIGGWHHMLLKCEKMIMVNTQFMKELAIGGTAVGTGINAHPEFGARTAAEISKLTGIEFTSAENKFHALTSHDEVVTAHGALKALAADLMKIANDVRWLASGPRSGIGEITIPENEPGSSIMPGKVNPTQSEAMTMVVTQVVGNDATIAFAASQGNFELNVFKPVIIYNFLQSARLLADSMKSFNDNCAVGIEPNMEVLDANLKNSLMLVTALNPYIGYENAAKIAKTAHKEGTTLKEAAIASGLLTEEEFDRYVDPKTMIYPNAE is encoded by the coding sequence TTGGAATTCCGTATTGAAAAAGACACTTTAGGTGAAATTCGTGTACCAGCAGACAAAATTTGGGGTGCACAAACACAGCGAAGCAAAGAAAACTTCCAAATTGGCACAGAAAGAATGCCGATTGAAATTATCCGTGCCATGACTATTTTGAAAAAAGCAGCGGCGATTGCCAATAATAAATTAGGCAAGTTATCCGATGCGAAGAAAAATGCGATTGTAGAAGCAGCCGATGAAATTCTTGCAGGTAAATGGGATGAACACTTCCCTCTTGTCGTCTGGCAAACAGGCAGTGGTACACAGACAAATATGAATGTGAACGAGACAATTGCCCACTTAGCGAATGAAAAGCTGACGGCAGCCGGATCGGATGAAAAGGTTCATCCTAACGATGACGTCAACAAGTCACAAAGCTCAAATGACACATTCCCTACTGCACTACATATTGCTGCAGTCGAAATCGTAGAGAACTACCTAATGCCGCGCTTAAAGCTGTTACAGGCGACATTAAGAGAAAAAGCGTTAGCGTTTAACGATATTATTAAAATCGGTCGTACCCATTTACAGGATGCAACACCGCTTACACTTGGTCAGGAAATTGGCGGCTGGCACCATATGCTGTTAAAATGCGAAAAAATGATTATGGTGAACACGCAGTTCATGAAAGAGCTTGCGATTGGCGGTACTGCCGTTGGTACAGGCATTAACGCCCATCCGGAATTCGGTGCCCGCACAGCTGCAGAAATCAGCAAACTAACAGGCATTGAATTTACATCTGCGGAAAATAAATTCCATGCTTTGACAAGCCATGATGAAGTCGTGACAGCGCACGGTGCATTAAAAGCATTGGCTGCGGATTTAATGAAAATCGCCAATGATGTACGCTGGCTGGCAAGTGGTCCGCGCTCTGGTATCGGTGAAATTACGATTCCTGAAAACGAACCAGGTTCATCAATCATGCCAGGTAAAGTAAACCCGACACAAAGTGAAGCAATGACAATGGTCGTGACTCAAGTTGTCGGCAATGACGCAACAATTGCCTTTGCAGCATCACAAGGTAATTTCGAATTGAACGTATTCAAGCCAGTGATCATCTACAACTTCCTGCAATCAGCACGCTTGTTGGCCGATTCGATGAAATCATTCAACGACAATTGTGCAGTCGGTATCGAGCCGAATATGGAAGTATTGGATGCTAACTTGAAAAATTCGTTAATGCTTGTTACGGCGTTAAACCCGTATATCGGTTATGAAAATGCGGCGAAAATCGCAAAAACAGCACATAAAGAAGGCACAACTTTAAAAGAAGCTGCTATTGCATCAGGTCTTTTAACAGAAGAGGAATTTGACCGTTATGTTGATCCAAAAACGATGATTTATCCAAATGCTGAATAA
- the pilM gene encoding type IV pilus biogenesis protein PilM: MFKMKKKSHMALIYNDYVVRVLISKEEKLEHPIINEIALPRNIVQEGTIVDEMAMFELIKANVQNWGGKKQNVRFLVPDTSVLLKSFEHPPDVNGNDLKEFVQMELGRSIHLPFQEPLIGVYDSVEGDGKAMLFAAPPDEVGKMIGLLLDNHLQPQVADICSLCNLRLLEHIEFIDSNRTYLVTDWSINELSICIYSGGEVEFLRFQTIETATENWKQEVLGNNEIQFTYTGDLGNFRTAATDQVLEIDRMMNFFKFSLHKGEKEVNEIVVMGDHPLLPTIETLLRDNLPTAVRIVDDTVVEKYFPNCKAKHATLLGLALKEVNE; encoded by the coding sequence ATGTTCAAAATGAAAAAGAAATCACATATGGCGCTCATTTATAATGACTATGTTGTTCGGGTACTTATTTCTAAAGAGGAAAAGCTGGAGCATCCAATCATTAATGAAATTGCATTGCCGAGAAATATTGTACAAGAAGGAACTATTGTCGATGAGATGGCAATGTTTGAATTAATAAAAGCAAATGTTCAAAACTGGGGCGGTAAAAAGCAAAATGTCCGTTTTCTAGTGCCGGATACATCGGTACTGTTGAAATCTTTTGAACATCCACCTGATGTGAACGGTAACGACCTGAAAGAATTTGTTCAGATGGAGCTGGGACGGTCGATTCATTTACCTTTTCAAGAACCGCTGATTGGTGTATACGATTCAGTAGAGGGAGATGGAAAAGCAATGTTATTTGCTGCGCCTCCTGATGAAGTAGGGAAGATGATCGGCTTACTATTGGACAATCATCTCCAACCGCAAGTCGCGGATATTTGTTCATTATGTAATTTACGTTTGCTTGAGCATATTGAATTCATAGATTCAAATCGTACATATTTAGTAACGGACTGGTCGATTAATGAATTATCGATTTGTATCTATTCTGGTGGAGAGGTCGAGTTTTTACGTTTCCAAACAATTGAAACGGCTACTGAAAATTGGAAACAGGAAGTGCTTGGAAATAATGAAATTCAATTTACTTATACAGGTGATTTGGGCAATTTCCGTACTGCTGCAACAGATCAGGTTCTTGAAATTGATCGGATGATGAACTTTTTCAAATTCTCACTTCATAAGGGCGAAAAAGAGGTCAATGAGATTGTAGTTATGGGGGACCACCCATTACTACCTACAATTGAAACGCTCTTACGGGACAATTTACCAACTGCTGTTCGAATTGTTGACGATACTGTGGTTGAAAAATATTTTCCAAACTGTAAAGCTAAGCATGCCACATTACTGGGACTTGCTTTGAAGGAGGTTAATGAATGA
- a CDS encoding potassium transporter: MNSISSSKNGTLLLIIALAMAMLFALYSFVVKPKQEEAQSIRTEINYLNTEIKSLEQNVADRQSQYSETDVNEFMLRKKVPNDRNIDSLILSIEEIEYVTASQIRRIEFNNYDTLVSNSNLLNSTENSEDDESQGILDELQQTEELPVSTISEEPLPQSLKLVTFIIEVTSPNETSLLQFIKEIEQIERIMHIDSIDFDLAGEEEQLFEDTSEVVTAEVQVTTFYYE; the protein is encoded by the coding sequence ATGAATTCCATCTCAAGCAGCAAAAACGGAACGCTTTTACTTATCATCGCTTTAGCGATGGCTATGTTATTTGCACTCTACTCTTTTGTTGTAAAGCCGAAGCAGGAAGAAGCACAATCGATTCGTACAGAAATCAATTATTTAAATACAGAAATTAAATCGCTTGAGCAAAATGTGGCGGACAGGCAATCACAGTATTCGGAAACGGATGTAAATGAATTTATGTTACGCAAAAAGGTTCCAAATGACAGGAATATTGATTCGTTAATTTTATCTATAGAAGAAATTGAGTATGTGACAGCTTCACAGATTCGGCGTATTGAATTTAATAATTATGATACGCTCGTATCGAATTCAAACTTATTAAACTCTACCGAGAACTCTGAAGATGATGAAAGCCAGGGAATATTAGACGAGCTCCAACAAACTGAGGAATTACCTGTGTCTACCATATCCGAGGAGCCATTGCCACAGTCATTGAAATTAGTCACATTTATTATCGAGGTTACATCACCAAATGAAACAAGCCTGCTACAGTTCATCAAAGAAATTGAACAAATAGAACGGATTATGCATATTGACAGCATTGATTTTGATCTTGCTGGTGAAGAAGAGCAACTTTTTGAAGATACATCAGAAGTGGTAACAGCAGAAGTCCAAGTCACTACTTTCTACTACGAATAA
- a CDS encoding GspE/PulE family protein: MKASRKRLGDLLLESGVISEQQLTYALENKSRDEKLGDFFIKENVLTEQQLIEVLEFQLGIPHITLNKYAIDPELLQLVPRELAKRVNIMPVRRDKNKLLIAMSDPMDYFAIEEVRMATGCQIETSIAAKDDLYRTITKYYDLQASMDAALSEVEVNNPEVQQEITDEDSPIVRLVNQIIANGVAQRASDIHFDPQETEYKVRYRTDGILRTERSLPKHMQNMMTARVKIMGGLNITENRIPQDGRFKVNIEFKHIDIRLSTLPTVYGEKIVMRILDVSNVATDISQLGFTKKNETLFQQMIAKPNGIVLITGPTGSGKSSTLYAALSNLNDEEVNIITIEDPVEYQLNGVNQIQVKEEIGLTFATGLRSILRQDPDIIMVGEIRDTETAQIAIRASLTGHLVLSTLHTNNAVESVSRLQDMGIEPFLISSSLVGIMAQRLVRQICRDCSTEIEPSNREREIFQSNGFMVNKLRKGRGCAACGNTGYRGRLAIHEFLPVDRELKELILKHASSYVMRDYMKKAGHHTLLQDGLLKVLDGVTTTEEVLRVATID; the protein is encoded by the coding sequence ATGAAGGCATCAAGAAAACGCTTAGGAGACCTGCTCCTTGAATCAGGGGTAATTAGCGAGCAACAGTTAACGTATGCACTCGAAAATAAAAGTCGTGATGAAAAATTGGGCGACTTTTTTATTAAGGAAAATGTACTTACCGAGCAACAACTTATTGAAGTGCTGGAGTTCCAGTTAGGTATTCCCCACATTACATTGAATAAATACGCAATAGACCCGGAACTATTACAGCTTGTGCCGAGGGAGCTGGCGAAACGCGTTAACATTATGCCGGTACGTCGTGATAAAAACAAGTTGCTAATTGCGATGTCTGACCCGATGGATTATTTTGCAATTGAAGAAGTCCGTATGGCGACCGGTTGTCAAATTGAAACAAGTATTGCTGCAAAGGATGATCTATACCGGACTATTACTAAATATTATGATTTGCAGGCTTCAATGGATGCTGCTTTATCAGAAGTAGAGGTAAACAATCCCGAAGTTCAACAGGAAATTACGGATGAAGATTCTCCAATTGTAAGATTAGTCAATCAAATTATTGCTAATGGTGTTGCCCAGCGTGCATCGGATATTCATTTTGATCCGCAGGAAACAGAGTATAAAGTTCGTTATCGTACCGATGGGATATTGCGTACAGAGAGATCACTGCCAAAGCATATGCAGAATATGATGACGGCCCGTGTAAAAATTATGGGTGGTCTTAATATAACAGAAAATCGGATTCCGCAAGATGGACGTTTTAAAGTGAACATTGAATTTAAACATATTGATATTCGTCTTTCTACATTGCCTACCGTATATGGTGAAAAAATTGTTATGCGTATTTTGGATGTCAGTAACGTTGCAACCGATATTTCGCAGTTAGGATTTACAAAGAAAAACGAAACACTGTTCCAACAGATGATTGCAAAACCAAATGGCATTGTGCTTATTACTGGTCCTACAGGTTCAGGTAAATCCTCGACTTTATATGCAGCACTCTCAAACTTGAATGATGAAGAAGTAAATATTATTACGATTGAAGATCCAGTTGAATATCAGCTTAACGGCGTTAACCAGATTCAAGTTAAAGAAGAAATCGGTTTAACATTTGCTACCGGTTTACGGTCTATATTACGTCAAGATCCAGATATTATTATGGTCGGGGAAATCCGTGATACAGAGACAGCGCAAATTGCAATTCGTGCATCGCTGACAGGACATCTTGTTTTGAGTACATTACATACAAATAATGCGGTAGAATCTGTGTCACGTCTGCAAGATATGGGAATTGAACCATTTTTAATTTCTTCTTCACTTGTCGGTATAATGGCCCAGCGTCTTGTACGCCAAATTTGCAGGGATTGCAGTACGGAAATCGAGCCTTCAAATCGGGAAAGGGAAATTTTCCAATCAAATGGATTTATGGTAAATAAACTTCGTAAAGGTCGAGGTTGTGCGGCATGTGGAAACACAGGATATCGTGGTCGGCTTGCTATTCATGAATTTTTACCGGTAGACCGTGAGTTAAAGGAATTGATTTTAAAACATGCAAGTAGTTATGTAATGCGCGACTATATGAAAAAAGCAGGACATCATACGTTATTGCAGGATGGCTTATTGAAAGTGCTAGATGGTGTAACAACTACTGAAGAAGTACTAAGGGTTGCAACGATTGATTAG
- a CDS encoding prepilin peptidase has protein sequence MEIMYTIFAGIFGLVFGSFYNVVGLRVPKKESIVTPPSHCVHCNRRLSAFELVPVFSYLFLRGKCRTCGVKVSPIYAFTELVTGLLFAFATWQLGITWELAVALLFISLLVIINVSDIAYMLIPDKILLFFLPFLIIGRILSPLDPWWDSIIGAAIGFSILLLIAIISKGGMGGGDIKLFLLIGLVLGTFNTLLTLFLASVIGMIVGIVILKIRGKGRKTPVPFGPSIAIAAIIVYFYGDQLIDMYLNLL, from the coding sequence ATGGAGATTATGTATACAATATTTGCGGGGATTTTTGGATTGGTATTTGGCTCATTTTACAATGTAGTCGGATTACGGGTACCGAAAAAAGAGTCGATTGTGACACCGCCATCTCACTGTGTCCATTGCAATCGACGTTTAAGCGCTTTTGAACTCGTACCTGTTTTTTCATACCTATTTCTACGAGGGAAATGCCGGACTTGTGGTGTGAAAGTGTCGCCGATTTACGCATTTACGGAACTGGTAACAGGACTTTTATTTGCGTTTGCTACATGGCAGCTTGGCATCACGTGGGAATTGGCAGTAGCTTTACTGTTTATTTCTCTATTGGTCATTATAAATGTTTCGGATATTGCGTACATGCTTATTCCGGACAAAATTCTATTGTTTTTCCTGCCGTTTCTAATCATTGGTAGAATTCTTTCGCCGCTTGATCCGTGGTGGGATAGTATAATCGGCGCCGCAATTGGATTCTCAATTTTACTGTTAATCGCCATTATTTCAAAAGGTGGAATGGGCGGCGGGGACATTAAGCTGTTTTTACTGATTGGATTAGTGTTGGGGACATTCAATACGTTATTAACCTTATTTTTGGCATCGGTGATCGGGATGATTGTCGGTATCGTCATCTTGAAAATCCGTGGGAAAGGGCGCAAAACCCCTGTACCGTTCGGACCATCAATTGCTATAGCTGCAATCATTGTTTACTTTTACGGTGACCAGCTCATCGATATGTATTTAAACCTTCTATAA
- a CDS encoding type II secretion system F family protein, with protein MTVFKYVGRTKMGATQKGTIDAVSKAAAITKLREKGINPREIEESKSIWHKEVSLSRGKVKTQDFVIYCRQFATLIRAGVSLVEATNILAKQATSKPLRRALEKVEEDIRSGIPFSDSAKSHPKVFPELFVNMMKSGEATGNIDEILERLANSYEKSFRLIKKVQSTLTYPAMLLILIVVVVFFMLVFIVPMFVESFESMDAELPMLTVATVKLGQWLRQYWWLPIFIFIIGIIVFQYLYRNNKQFNYMVHYMMLKLPIFGPLLQKSAIARLTRNLSSLFSSAVPILRALTISEKILGNPVIGKVVLDARSSLEKGSTLTEPLEKSWIFPPMVTSMTKIGESTGSLDYMLEKIADFYEEEVERNVDTLKSLIEPLMIVILAGAVGLIVAAIFMPMLSLYENI; from the coding sequence TTGACGGTTTTTAAATATGTAGGTAGAACAAAGATGGGGGCAACACAAAAAGGAACAATCGATGCCGTAAGCAAAGCGGCAGCAATTACGAAACTCCGTGAAAAAGGAATTAACCCACGTGAGATTGAAGAATCAAAAAGTATCTGGCACAAAGAAGTCAGTTTAAGCAGGGGAAAAGTGAAAACACAGGATTTTGTAATTTACTGCCGTCAGTTTGCAACTCTAATTCGTGCAGGTGTATCACTAGTAGAAGCGACTAATATTTTAGCTAAACAAGCAACGAGCAAACCTTTAAGAAGAGCACTTGAAAAGGTGGAAGAGGATATTCGTTCCGGTATTCCTTTTTCAGACTCAGCAAAAAGTCATCCAAAAGTGTTCCCGGAGCTTTTCGTTAATATGATGAAATCCGGTGAAGCAACAGGGAATATTGATGAGATACTTGAACGTCTAGCAAATTCTTATGAAAAATCATTCCGGCTAATTAAAAAGGTGCAGTCTACATTAACTTATCCTGCAATGTTACTAATACTGATAGTTGTTGTTGTGTTTTTTATGCTCGTTTTTATCGTGCCTATGTTTGTTGAGTCGTTTGAATCGATGGATGCAGAACTGCCAATGTTAACTGTCGCAACCGTTAAACTAGGGCAATGGCTAAGACAATATTGGTGGTTACCGATTTTTATTTTCATAATCGGTATTATTGTATTCCAATATTTATATCGAAATAATAAGCAATTTAATTATATGGTGCATTACATGATGTTAAAACTGCCGATATTCGGACCACTTTTACAGAAAAGTGCAATTGCAAGATTAACTCGTAATCTATCGTCATTATTTAGCAGCGCTGTACCTATTTTACGGGCATTGACAATTTCCGAAAAAATTTTAGGGAATCCGGTTATCGGGAAAGTAGTTTTGGATGCCCGTAGTAGCCTTGAAAAAGGCAGTACATTAACCGAACCATTAGAGAAAAGTTGGATTTTTCCACCGATGGTAACGAGTATGACAAAAATTGGTGAATCAACCGGTTCTCTTGATTATATGCTGGAAAAGATCGCGGATTTTTATGAAGAAGAAGTAGAACGCAATGTGGATACGTTAAAGTCACTTATTGAGCCGCTAATGATTGTAATATTAGCGGGAGCAGTTGGGCTTATAGTAGCAGCTATCTTTATGCCGATGTTAAGTCTCTATGAAAATATATAA
- a CDS encoding pilus assembly FimT family protein — translation MFKTLKKRIKNEKGLSLVELLAVIVILGIISAIAVPAIGSIIENTRDKAILSDAAGLLAGAKIAIADGSCGEASNKVIICSNTVLTEVFEGVLISTDKVSFNTSTKEYTVTYEELKNIQNTDKFTGGGFTPSATNNTITGNQLTALLGK, via the coding sequence TTGTTCAAAACATTAAAGAAACGTATTAAAAATGAAAAAGGTTTATCTTTGGTAGAGCTTTTAGCGGTAATTGTTATTTTAGGAATTATTTCGGCGATTGCTGTTCCAGCGATTGGGAGTATTATCGAGAATACAAGAGATAAGGCAATTCTTTCAGATGCAGCTGGATTACTTGCTGGAGCGAAAATTGCAATTGCTGATGGTTCATGTGGTGAAGCGAGTAATAAGGTAATTATATGTAGTAATACTGTTTTGACAGAAGTTTTTGAGGGAGTGTTGATAAGTACTGATAAAGTAAGCTTTAACACTTCGACTAAAGAATATACGGTAACTTATGAAGAACTAAAAAATATTCAAAATACTGATAAATTTACTGGTGGGGGTTTCACGCCGTCAGCCACTAATAATACTATTACTGGAAATCAATTAACAGCATTACTAGGGAAATAA
- a CDS encoding malate synthase has product MIPNINLMPKIEKGPTSLKFAFILVGILSMLTIILLAFLYYSAKNEIADAISMRDTLIATRDELQVNVTSLDTENQESLQESVTFVERVSYPVTPIISETKNLLPPNTYMRSYEFSTLGVTVIVDLETLNAVSVYVSDLKNNPYFNDIKVGTIEAFEIDSMKEELREPQFAEVPRYEIEIELTINEEYIAAGGDEQ; this is encoded by the coding sequence ATGATACCAAATATTAACCTCATGCCCAAAATTGAAAAGGGCCCGACCAGTTTAAAGTTTGCATTTATTTTGGTTGGAATATTATCAATGTTAACAATAATATTATTGGCTTTCCTTTATTACAGCGCAAAAAATGAAATAGCAGATGCCATATCAATGCGTGATACATTAATTGCGACACGTGATGAATTGCAAGTAAATGTCACATCTTTAGATACGGAAAATCAAGAGTCTTTACAAGAATCGGTGACATTTGTTGAACGTGTTTCCTACCCGGTTACACCCATTATTAGTGAAACCAAAAATTTATTACCACCCAATACGTATATGCGTTCCTATGAATTTTCTACATTAGGGGTAACGGTGATTGTGGACTTGGAAACATTAAACGCAGTATCTGTTTATGTAAGTGATCTTAAAAACAACCCTTATTTTAATGATATTAAAGTGGGGACAATCGAAGCGTTTGAAATCGACTCGATGAAAGAAGAACTACGGGAGCCACAGTTTGCTGAAGTTCCTCGCTATGAAATAGAAATTGAACTTACTATTAATGAAGAATATATAGCTGCTGGAGGTGACGAACAATGA
- a CDS encoding type IV pilus twitching motility protein PilT, with protein MTMNIQDLLRRAYDEKVSDLHVTIGIPPVYRVNGQLKQFGDVNVTAEMVEQMIHHILPEYKVSEFEEKGETDFNYSLEGLCRFRVNAYHQRNAGAIAARLVSSQIPTIESLNMPRILYDLSEKPQGLILVTGPTGSGKSTTLAAMIDYINETKSKHIITLEDPIEYLHSHKKSVVNQREIGIDTNSFANGLRAALRQDPDIILVGEMRDLETISTAITAAETGHLVFATLHTSSAPTTIDRIIDVFPPHQQGQIRIQLANVLQGIISQRLFIRKDAAGRVAATEILIGVPAVTNLIRNEKVHQIPSIMQTGRALGMHTLETSVQSLVSSGQVSLKEASSFLNVGEYN; from the coding sequence ATGACAATGAACATACAGGATTTATTACGACGTGCATATGATGAAAAAGTATCAGATTTACATGTAACAATCGGCATTCCTCCAGTTTACCGTGTAAATGGTCAATTAAAACAGTTTGGTGATGTAAACGTAACTGCAGAAATGGTTGAACAGATGATACATCATATTTTACCCGAATATAAAGTATCGGAGTTTGAAGAAAAGGGAGAAACGGATTTTAATTATTCGTTGGAAGGGCTTTGTCGTTTCCGTGTCAATGCCTATCATCAACGAAATGCGGGGGCAATTGCCGCACGTTTAGTTTCAAGTCAAATTCCAACGATTGAATCTTTGAATATGCCAAGAATCCTCTATGATTTGTCGGAAAAACCTCAGGGACTCATTTTAGTCACTGGTCCTACAGGTTCAGGTAAATCAACTACTTTAGCCGCAATGATTGATTATATTAATGAAACGAAATCAAAGCATATTATAACTTTAGAAGATCCAATTGAATATTTACACTCGCATAAAAAGTCGGTAGTGAATCAGCGCGAAATTGGTATTGATACAAACTCGTTTGCCAATGGGCTACGTGCAGCACTTCGTCAGGATCCAGATATTATTCTAGTCGGAGAAATGCGGGATTTAGAAACGATTTCAACAGCAATTACAGCAGCAGAAACCGGACACTTAGTGTTTGCGACACTACATACATCGAGTGCACCAACAACAATTGATCGTATTATCGATGTATTCCCGCCCCATCAGCAAGGCCAAATTCGTATTCAACTTGCGAATGTACTGCAAGGTATTATTTCACAGCGATTGTTCATACGTAAAGATGCTGCAGGTCGAGTTGCAGCAACAGAAATTTTAATAGGTGTTCCAGCGGTAACTAATTTAATCCGTAATGAAAAAGTCCATCAAATTCCTAGTATTATGCAGACAGGCCGAGCGTTGGGAATGCATACATTAGAGACTTCAGTTCAATCACTTGTTTCTTCTGGTCAAGTTTCATTGAAGGAAGCCAGTTCATTTTTGAACGTTGGTGAGTATAATTGA